The window ATTAGCTCATCGGAAGAAAATTTCTCTAATGTCTGAAGTAATATGAGTGTTCCTGTTATGATTATGTCTTCTCTGCCTGTTTCAAGCCCAGGCATTTGAGACCTCTTGTTTATGGGAACCTTAAGTAGCTTGTTAAGAATAATCTCGGTCTTTGATCTGGATAAAATATGATCATTTATTAGCTCAGGCTTATATTTTACAAGCCCAAGTTCAATAGCTGCAAGGGTTGTGGGTGTGCCGGCTGTTCCGATTATTGTAAGATTGCTGTTTGTTGATTCAAAATCAGATAATTCTTTATCTAGAATATTCTTAATAATTGCAGTGAGTTCTGTTATTTCTTCAGGAGTTTCCAGCTCTTTTGATAGATATTGTTCCGTCATGTGAACAACGCCTAAAGGGGTGCTTGTTTGGTTTACAATTATTCCCTTTTGAATTAGTACAAACTCTGTGCTTCCTCCGCCAATATCAAAAATTAAGCATTCATCTGGCTCTTTGGATATTGAATTCAGAACTCCAAGAACTGTCAGCTCGGCCTCTTCGTCTCCTGATATAACTTCAACCTTTATTCCTGCTTCGTTTTCGGCCCTTTGAGTAAATTCTGACCCATTTTGTGCTTCTCTAACTACACTTGTAGCTACGGCCCTAGTTTTTTCAACGTTATATTTGTTTATCAAATCAGCGAAGGCCTTTAATGCTAAGATAGATCTGTTCATTGATTTTTGAGTTATTTGGCGAATATCTTTAGAAAAACCTTCTCCTAAACGAGTTATTTGGCGGTCAATATAGAGCTTGTTAAGCTCGCCATCTTGTGATTGATCGCAGATTAAAAGTCTTATAGTATTTGTGCCAATATCTATTGAAGCAGTGCGCAATGTTAGCCTTTTTGTATAGTAATAACAAGAACTTACTAATTATAGTTTAAGTTAAAGTTTAGCTATGTTCAAGCTTTGTATTAAGTTGGTTTTCTGTGCTATTATCTAAATATGAACACCTATTCTTCAGCTTCTTTAGCCGCTGAAGCCGCTTCTATAATTTTTGCAGCTTCCTGGTGAGGAACTTCCTCATAATGAGAAAAATCCATACTAAAAGATCCCCGTCCGCTCGTAATTGACCTTAGCTCAGGAGCATAAGTCAATATTTCTGCCATAGGTATAAGGGCGTTTATGATATGTGCGCCGGCCAAAGAGTCAACGCCCGATACTTTTCCCCTTCTGGAATTAACATCTCCTATAACATCTCCCATAGAGTCTTCAGGAATTGTTATCTCCATTTTCATAACAGGCTCTAAAAGCTGTGGTTTAGCCTCTTGTGAGCCTTGTTTAAAAGCCATTGACCCTGCTATCTGAAATGCCATATCAGAGGAATCTACAGCATGGAATTTGCCGTCAAATAGGGTTGCTCTCACATCCACAACCGGATACCCTGCCAAAATACCGGTTTTCATAGCATCAATGATGCCCTTTTCAACCGAAGGAATAAAGTTTTTAGGTATTGCTCCGCCTACAATTTTATTTACAAATTCAAATTCCCCGCCTCTAGGCAGTGGTTCTATTTCAATTGA is drawn from Thermodesulfobacteriota bacterium and contains these coding sequences:
- a CDS encoding Ppx/GppA phosphatase family protein, whose amino-acid sequence is MRTASIDIGTNTIRLLICDQSQDGELNKLYIDRQITRLGEGFSKDIRQITQKSMNRSILALKAFADLINKYNVEKTRAVATSVVREAQNGSEFTQRAENEAGIKVEVISGDEEAELTVLGVLNSISKEPDECLIFDIGGGSTEFVLIQKGIIVNQTSTPLGVVHMTEQYLSKELETPEEITELTAIIKNILDKELSDFESTNSNLTIIGTAGTPTTLAAIELGLVKYKPELINDHILSRSKTEIILNKLLKVPINKRSQMPGLETGREDIIITGTLILLQTLEKFSSDELIVSDGGVLEGIAQSQIAKLSKK